The genomic stretch ATTAATTTCTAGCCCTTGTATAGGTATTATGATGTAACCTTAATcttttgactttttagggttGAGTCAAAAAAGCATTGTTGTAACATGGACTCGGAAATTACTATCAAAGTCCGATCCTAAATGGGCTTCGGGTTACCCGATCCTAAACAAATATTTCTTTAAATAAAACCccataatatttattataaatgaaattaaaaataaatgattTTAAACATAATACATTTTTAAGTATTATATTATCTTTTATAAATACTATAAAATGTATTTTTAAATACAATACATGTCTAAATTGtataaaataatacttgaatATTTAACATAAGAGAAATTAATAGAACACGAGAAAAGAGTGTTTATTATATTAGTGTataaaatttaaaagagaaataTTGAATAAAACATAGATAAAATTTAGCGAGATTAGAAAAATTAATATGTTATTTTAGAATACGACAATATAAgtattaatataattttttttaaatttatgaTTATGCTGGTCTAACGGGCTATCCACAGGTCCTACGAGTCCGTCCTAATGGGTAGTCTTAAGAGTGTTTGTTATATTAGTGTATAAAACTTAAAAGAGAAAGATTGAATAAAATATAGATAAAATTTGACGAGATTAGAAAAATTAATGTGTTATTTTAGAATACGACAATATAAgtattaatataatttttttaaaatttatgaTTATGCTGGTCTAACGGGCTATCCACAGGTCCTATGAGTCCATCATAATGGATAACGAGCTTTTTAAGGTTGAGCTAAAAATCTCTGAAAAATAATAACTCTAATTTTAAGGTCCAAATGTTATGAACTTTCGAATTTGACGGCTCCCAAAATATTATGCACTTTGAAGAGAAGATAAAACATGATTTACTGACCGAtgattcattttattttaataatttatttatattttaaaatcaCTCATGTAATAAAAATAGTCTAACCATTTCTAGGTGTAGAATACACGTGTGAGTCCATAAATCCTATGATACCAAAAATGTGATAATTTCTTTAGCAAAGAAACCAAAGAAGAGGGGGAAAAATCCCAAAGTTTGAGCGGAACTTTTTTAGAAACTCAAAACAATAGAAGCCTGAATAGAAGAAAAGTAGAATCCGTGCGCTATCATTTAAGCGAATCCTAACCGTTAGATTGACACTCACACGGATCGGTCCGAAAACCAAAACTCTCTCCCTCCCTCCAAAATTTCAGTTCAACCCTTCAAATTAAAACCCCTTTCCCATCTCATCTATAAAACCCATTTTCAGACTCCGAACATAACTCATCGAATTCATTAGCGATTTACATTCTCACTCAAAATCAATCTTCTAGAAGTTTCTCTCGATGGCTCGTACAAAGCAAACAGCTCGCAAATCCACCGGCGGCAAAGCTCCCCGGAAGCAGCTAGCAACAAAGGCTGCTAGGAAATCCGCTCCGGCAACCGGCGGAGTGAAGAAGCCACATAGATTCAGGCCAGGAACAGTAGCTTTGAGAGAGATCCGTAAGTACCAGAAGAGCACCGAACTTCTTATCCGAAAACTTCCATTCCAACGTCTCGTTCGTGAAATCGCTCAGGATTTTAAGACGGATCTGAGGTTCCAGAGCAGTGCCGTTTCTGCTCTTCAGGAGGCTGCTGAGTCATACCTGGTTGGACTGTTTGAAGACACAAACCTGTGCGCTATTCATGCCAAGAGAGTCACCATCATGCCTAAGGACATTCAACTTGCAAGGAGAATTAGAGGCGAAAGGGCTTAGTTATCTACTACAATTTAATTTCCAAATTTAATTTTGGTAACCCTAGAATTTTATAGTTAGTACCAGTAACAGCTTCTATGTGTGAATCACAACCTCTAGTTGTAATACTGTTTGGTGTTGAATGTTAATTGCTTCATCTTTTATGTCTTTTTACACCTTGTAGTTTGAATATAGCTAATTTGTGGTATTATAGTTTTGGTTGGCTCAACAATATACGTTTTCTAGTTTGTAAAAATATTTGTATTAACAACATACATTTTTCCATTTgtaaaaatatttatattaagaatattttatttttctatttaataaaatatttgtatcaataatacattttttattgtttataaaaatatttctatcgataatatactttttttttgtttataaaaatatttctatcgataatatatttttttttgtttataaaaatatttatatcaaTGGTAGAATTTTTTCCGTTTATgaaaatatttgtatcaacaataCATTTTTTTTTCATGTTAATAAAACAATACATTTTTTTTCACTTATAAAAAATGATTCTTATCAAATCAGGATTCATCCTCCTATTAAACATTTTCgattatttttaataaaattgaaAGTAAACGAATCAAGGTAGATAGGAATCAAAAAATGAGATTGAAAATCGAATGACCTTGAATGATCATCGTTTAAAATGAAGATAATGAAAGTGAACGGGGAGATTTGAAAATCGAATTGATTTGCTCTTTGGATGGTGTATGCACAAAAGGAAGTGTATTTAGAACGAATGAGTTACTTTCTCAATGGATTGATAAGGACTTTATAACTCTCAAAATATCTATTGAATTTTATAGCATTGTATTTGTTCGGTATTTAAGAAATGAGAAGTTCTGTGATTTAATATTGCAAAATAACGTGTCAATGCAATAATGAATGATGGTAAAAAGGAAGGGTTAAAATTGGATTAAGAATTAAGAAGCTTGTATTAATTAAGCTAATTGTATTTTATGGTATATATGATGTGTGGAATGGAAATATTGTAATTTATGGAAAGAGTGTTGTAGGTAGTATGGACAGAAAGTCCAAATTTGAATAATGAGACGATAAGTGGTGATGATATGGTATGGCCATTGAATCAAATGATGAtgaaaaatgacataaaataGGGAGTGAAACAAACAAATTGactattttttatttattcttAAATATGACTTCTTAATCCTAAATTATCAAAATGTAATGAACAAATGAAATTGGATTTGAACTAATTTGGAAACCTTGTATCCAGAATGTCCCAGTCTACTTTGACTGGCCTTATTTTGACCCTGATGAATtaaagttttttaaaaaaaaagtaatGTATGTAATGCAAATGGATTGAAAATGAATAGAGAAAATGATAAGTCAAAACTAGAGCATGATACACTAAGATTGTTTTAAGTTTTTATCTCTTATGTTTGTTGAAACGCTTTTAATAATATTTATACTAAAATATTTATGGTTTAAATGTATTTTTGGTATTATTGGTTAATTTAGGACTGGTACGAGGTTTTGAAGGTTTGAAAGTGGTTCTCTAATAGAAAATTATTTTTTTAGAAAATCTTTCAGTGTCAATCGAATGCACCCTGATTGTAATCGATTGCACCAGTGTAGTTTTTGAAAAATTCTTCTGTGACAATCGATTGCACTCTGACTGCAATCAGGGTCGGCCCTGTGTGCAATCTATTGCACTTTGTATTTTTTTGGAAAATTCTTTAGTGGCAatcgattgcaccctgattgcAATCGAATGCACACTATAATTTTGTGAAAAATATGTTTTCGAATTAGTTGACATATCCCAACGATTTTGGTCATAAATTTCATTTTGTAAGTCTGATTTAGATGTCTTCGAAGTATTGGAAAACTGACACGCTGAACTACATAGTGGTAATGAGAGTTAGGATGATTAAATTAGGATTATGTTTGTACTGTTGTTGTACTTTTCATGATAATGTGATGAACCGCTTAGCAAAATGTTGAGTTTCCGTCGTTGATAAATTAATATGGTAAATTGCTAATATAATTGCAAGTTGTTTAATTGTTGTGTTTTGATGACATTTGGATTGTGATGTATGGTTTTGATGTGAAAGTATCTTGTTGATATTGTACAGACAATTATGCGGTTCGATGTGATACCGTTTGTGTTGTTGAATTGTTGTGATGATGCATACATTCATTCATGTATCATGAGTTGTTGTTGTGAAATAAGAGATTATATGTTTTGATGTTGGTGAGCGGTAATTGTCCCAAGTTTGATGTTGAGGCTTGGAGTCAGTGTGTGGCTCATGGGTTTGGTAGATAGAACCTAGTTCATAAAGAGAACCATTGTTGAGATCGGTACCGCATGCATATGAGTGTATAATGTGGTTGAGAGTTACATTGCATATTGTATATTATTGTGAAATGTGTGAAACTTGAATACATGTGTTGTGTTGTATAATGGATTATGTTTGCATTGTAATGTATTTAATCTAATCTGATTGTTTATATGTCGTTTTTTATTTAAATGTATTTCTCATGCCTTTGCTTGATTGTTGTCCACCATGGGCATCttgcagatactcaagagtaaTTGCGGCAGTAAGTGAAATTAGTTCAAGGAGTTACTTCTTTAGTTTTCGTTGTTTTAGAAGTCTTGCTCTGATTTTGTAACATCGGGATCGGGAATGTTCTATTTGATTATTCTGTTGAAGTTTAATAGTTCATTGACTTGTGTTGAAGTGTTTAAGAGTTAAGTTTAATAACTCTTATTTTTGAAGAAGCTTTATTTAAATGAGTTTTAATGactaaatgttgaatttatgtTTAGTTATACAATTAGAAATGATACCGCCAcaatgataccctaagtgaaggtgaaCGTGCGATTACAAGTGTTTTATGATGTTAGTATATTTTGATGCATTGTTATTAATCGTTATGATTTTAGAGATTTATCGTTGGTGACACCTTAATTGTCATATAATTCTTAATACATAAGTTTCGAGATTTATGGTGTTACAAACCCAATCTCTCTGATCTTCATATAGTTCAAGAGTAGAACATTGGTGTGTCTGTGAGAAATTGACATTTGATTTCTATGATTCATCGCTTTTTGGTTCCACCGAATCATATCTAGATCTCTTTCGATTGAAGTGTGTGTCTCCGTCTCCATAACAATTCCTCTAAATTCAAAACCAAACTCCTTCCATTTAACACCAGATGATGACATCTTCCAAAATCACTCATTCTAGACCGTCGAAACAACCAAGAATCCTCCGCCTCTTTGAGGATgcaaaatattttttatttaattaaaagaTAAATTGATTTAATATAGATCATTGAAAACATTAATTAACACAAGACAAACATTTTAATAGAATTGAATTATGCGGAGAGGGTCTCAATTTGACCTATCAAACTTGGCCCACACTTATTAAGATTTAAATTAAATAGTCTTGTGAAAAAACAAAGCCTTTTAATATTAACATTGTATCATGATTTTATTATATTCTACTTTCTGAATATTTGAAATGCAAAATACGTCTATTgatatattttaattaatatgAGATCTtgttattattttattattttttaaagaCTTTGTAATacatttaaaataaaatatttcagGAGGCCTAAAACTCTTCATAGGCAAGCTTAGGCTGATTTGCTGCATAAGTTGTGAGAGAGGAATACACGACAAAAGTAGAAATCCGTCAGCTATCGTTTAAGCGAATCCTAACCGTTAGATTCATACTCACGCGGATCGCTCCGAAAACAAAAACTCGCTCCCTTTCTCCCTCTAAGATTTGAGTTCACTTCAATTCAAACACCTCTATAAAACCCTTTTTTCACACCGTATCAAAAAGTATCGAAATTACATCTCTTTTATCAATCTCAGCTCAAAATCAATCTTCTAGAAGTTTCTCTCAATGGCTCGTACAAAGCAAACTGCCCGCAAATCCACCGGCGGAAAAGCTCCCCGGAAGCAGCTAGCAACAAAGGCCGCTAGGAAATCAGCTCCGGCAACCGGCGGAGTGAAGAAGCCACACAGATTCAGACCAGGAACCGTTGCCTTGAGAGAGATCCGTAAGTACCAAAAGAGCACCGAGCTTTTGATCCGTAAACTTCCATTCCAACGTCTCGTTCGTGAAATCGCTCAGGATTTCAAAACGGATCTGAGGTTCCAGAGCAGTGCTGTTTCGGCTCTTCAGGAAGCTGCTGAGTCTTACTTGGTTGGACTGTTCGAAGACACAAACCTTTGCGCTATTCATGCAAAGAGAGTCACCATCATGCCTAAGGACATTCAGCTTGCAAGAAGAATCAGAGGCGAGAGGGCTTAGTTTTTATCTACTCTAATTTAAATTTTCGTAACCCTTGAATTAGATAGGTTCTACCAGTATCAGAGTCCATGGTGAATCTCATCCTCTTGTTGGAACAAACTATTTGTTGTTAAATGTTAATCAATGAAGTTACAATTTCACTCTAGTAATATGTGTATTTACACGTTGTAGTTTGAATAGAGCTGTTTGAATTTATAAGATGATTCTGATTAGACTGACACATCTAGATTGAAAGATGGTTTAATTTGAGAATGCTGGATGAATGAAAAATCTGTGTTTTGATGAAAATGAGAAGGATGATTTAAAATGTGAATTGATGATAATGTTGCAGACTAATACAATGGAAAGGGGTGAAAACATTGAAATTCAAAATAGTCgcaaataaaaaaataaaaaagtagATGAAAGAAACCTTGGAGATAAATGTccaaacaaattaaaaatcaatcCCGTAGGTATCATGCTAGAGCTCATATCCACAATCGCTCTAGATTTTAACTCAATCTCCTAAGCATATAAAGTCATAAGACTAAGATTAGTTAGAGAATCTAATTTACTCACCACCTATTTGAAGTTGTCTATGAGAGTTAAGGTTATTAAACATTTGTCTATTGCAAAAATTTTAGATTAATTTTTGAGCTCCTAACTTTTCTATTAGGATAAAAAACTTTTCAATCATGGATCTCAGTACCAGTTTTGGACAAGAAAACTAACTTAGAAAGGCTATTATGTGATATCCAGTTATTATTGAATCTAAAAGACTCAAGACCTTACAACTGATTGACATATTTAAGGATATCACAATAATGATCAAAAATATTATTAGGAAGAACCCATTAGGATACCTCACCCTAATGTTCCCACCACCCATTAGAAACTAGAATCCAATCTAGCTTGCAAGTTATTCCATCATTTTGTTGAAACCAAGTGAATTTTCGTCCAAAATACATCAAATGAGACCTTTGAAACTCACTTTGCAAGAGCACAAATTAGTCCACATAATTCTCTTATCAACTAGAGACACTCGGGTATACATTAACAACAAAGCACATAGTATTAATAACTCCCTACTCCAAAAAAAGGCCTAAGAAACCCGAAGTAGAGAGGGAAAATAAGGATCTAACTTTCAAACTATACCGATTCAAAAGAAAACCACCATTACTCTCTACTAAAGTACCTAAACATCAATCACAAAATGATTTATCCCACAAGGAATGGACTAGAGAAGGAGAGACTTCATTAAGCTTGGTTTCTTGGATTTCCATAAAGGATACGACCTAATAATCTCCCTCACCTTGCTCTTATTAATCCTAACTGACAAACCCCTACaattaaaaaggaaaataaacacaTACGAGAATCCTTTATCAACCAAACACACTTATGAATCCTATCCTTATATATGGAGCCTTTAACTTCCCAATTTCAACATCTAAAAATACACCCTAGTTTCTTAGTTAACCTATGGATTCTAGTTGCACTCCACTCTCTAACACATCAGATACTCTAACTAATGATGGCACGGGAGTGAAAAAAGAGGAGACACTGGAGAAGAAGCTCATTCAAGACATACTGATAAAGAAAAATCTTGTCAACTCAAGCCCGTTTTTGGTATAAGCATATGAATATTATCCTGCAAACAAAAACCAATAAAAGTATAAGGTATAACAATAATTGGTTATTGAAAATGAGTGGATAAAACTATTGCCACTTGTTTCAGAATAGGAAGTGAGCATGAGTTTGGCAACCAAACTCCACAAGGATAGCCTGAAGTAATTAAGGGCCAAAACTAGGTGATCATCTGAAGACGAAGAAACACTACTAACTGGCACACAAACCACTAGATTTGATTTAAGGAGTCTAAAAGAGAAGGGCTAATATCAATCCCTAACCAATGAGGTATGGAAGCCATGAGACTTCTAAGAAATGAGAAAATTTTAGAATGATGACTAACTAAATTTAGAACCACTTCCTTGGACACATCATCTCCCTTTTTTGCTACTATAGAAAATGGATTTAAGTTTACTCCACGCTCTTTATTTTATGCCGTGATtattgttagatgcccaaaagtgcttatttgagctatcatatgtgggcatctttcactcttttgccttgctaaaattgtaaaaatcacatttgttttacatggaatgcgttacattgataaacaagcttggtgcctttgatgtgtgtgttattgtgcaggaaaggcatgaattaattgataataaagacacaagagaattggcaaaggaaccaaagaaaaggagcatttcatctgcctgctcgctaggcgaagctgtggcga from Lathyrus oleraceus cultivar Zhongwan6 chromosome 7, CAAS_Psat_ZW6_1.0, whole genome shotgun sequence encodes the following:
- the LOC127107481 gene encoding histone H3.2-like, with amino-acid sequence MARTKQTARKSTGGKAPRKQLATKAARKSAPATGGVKKPHRFRPGTVALREIRKYQKSTELLIRKLPFQRLVREIAQDFKTDLRFQSSAVSALQEAAESYLVGLFEDTNLCAIHAKRVTIMPKDIQLARRIRGERA
- the LOC127107482 gene encoding histone H3.2-like, yielding MARTKQTARKSTGGKAPRKQLATKAARKSAPATGGVKKPHRFRPGTVALREIRKYQKSTELLIRKLPFQRLVREIAQDFKTDLRFQSSAVSALQEAAESYLVGLFEDTNLCAIHAKRVTIMPKDIQLARRIRGERA